One genomic segment of Terrihabitans soli includes these proteins:
- the xth gene encoding exodeoxyribonuclease III, with product MPIKLASWNINSVRLRIDLVARLLDETAPDVICLQETKCLEGQFPLSAFNARGYTHAAMTCQKGYHGVAILSRLPFRHVDRFRFGGKEDARHIAVTFGEGKADGVHLHNFYVPAGGDIPDPAANEKFAHKLAYLDEMRSWTKGSAHEKTILVGDLNVAPLPDDVWSHKQMLGVVSHTPAETDRMNAIIEEGRWVDAVRTKKPEPERVYTWWSYRAQDWEKSNRGRRLDHIWVSQDLGQRIGEIDILKPARSWERPSDHVPLVASFK from the coding sequence ATGCCGATCAAGCTCGCTTCCTGGAACATCAATTCGGTGCGCCTGCGCATCGATCTCGTAGCCCGCCTTCTCGACGAGACGGCGCCCGACGTCATCTGTCTGCAGGAGACGAAGTGCCTTGAGGGCCAGTTTCCGCTCTCGGCGTTCAATGCGCGCGGCTACACGCACGCGGCCATGACCTGCCAGAAGGGCTATCACGGCGTCGCCATCCTCTCGCGCCTGCCGTTCCGCCATGTCGACCGGTTCCGATTCGGCGGCAAGGAAGACGCCCGCCACATCGCCGTGACGTTCGGCGAGGGCAAGGCCGACGGCGTGCATCTGCATAATTTCTATGTGCCGGCGGGCGGCGATATTCCCGATCCCGCAGCGAATGAGAAGTTCGCGCACAAGCTTGCTTATCTCGATGAGATGCGGAGCTGGACCAAGGGCTCCGCGCACGAGAAGACGATTCTCGTCGGCGATCTGAATGTCGCGCCGCTGCCCGACGATGTGTGGAGCCACAAACAGATGCTCGGCGTCGTCTCGCACACGCCGGCCGAAACCGACCGCATGAACGCGATCATCGAAGAAGGCCGCTGGGTCGATGCGGTGCGCACAAAGAAGCCCGAGCCCGAACGCGTCTACACCTGGTGGAGCTACCGCGCGCAGGATTGGGAAAAATCCAATCGCGGCCGCAGGCTCGACCATATCTGGGTGTCGCAGGATCTGGGGCAGCGGATCGGCGAGATCGACATTCTGAAACCGGCGCGCAGCTGGGAGCGTCCGTCCGATCACGTGCCGCTGGTCGCAAGCTTCAAGTAG
- a CDS encoding FAD-dependent monooxygenase — MKHSTLKTPKKADVVIAGAGFVGLALGAALQRAGLDVAICDPALSKKPPDDPRASALVAGAKNLMEAIGAWDLAAPEAEAITRMEISDARLEEVTRPVMLTFAGAEDETSYVVPNTAIRAALFEAAKAAGVSLIPQAVASYEAGRARVVAKLADDSQISAALLVAAEGANSPLRKFAKVRMQGWRYDQIAIVTTVKLEHPHEGVAIQHFFEGGPFALLPMKDNHASVIWSERKIEAQRLYALPDAEFRTALQERAGWRFGEISLAAPRAMRPLELRVAKSFVSERLALVGDAAHVTHPLAGQGLNIGLRDVAALAESMADAARLGGDIGASDVLTRYESWRRFDTMTMLAATDSLLKLFTLPGAPARLLRDAGLGVVERIPAAKAAITKAAAGLSGDVPRLLRGEAL; from the coding sequence ATGAAGCACAGCACATTGAAAACGCCGAAAAAGGCCGATGTCGTCATCGCAGGCGCGGGCTTTGTCGGCCTTGCGCTCGGCGCTGCTCTGCAGCGCGCCGGGCTCGATGTTGCGATCTGCGATCCGGCGCTGTCGAAAAAGCCCCCGGACGATCCGCGCGCGAGCGCCCTTGTCGCCGGCGCGAAAAATCTCATGGAAGCCATTGGCGCCTGGGATCTTGCCGCGCCGGAAGCCGAGGCCATCACGCGCATGGAAATCTCCGATGCGCGTCTCGAAGAAGTGACGCGCCCGGTGATGCTGACCTTTGCGGGCGCCGAGGACGAAACGTCCTATGTCGTGCCGAATACGGCGATCCGCGCCGCTCTGTTCGAGGCCGCGAAAGCGGCGGGCGTCAGCCTCATTCCGCAAGCCGTCGCGTCCTATGAGGCCGGGCGGGCGCGGGTTGTCGCGAAACTTGCCGATGATTCGCAGATTTCGGCGGCGCTGCTTGTGGCGGCCGAGGGCGCAAATTCGCCGCTCAGAAAGTTCGCAAAAGTTCGGATGCAGGGCTGGCGCTACGATCAGATCGCGATCGTCACCACCGTCAAGCTCGAACATCCGCATGAGGGTGTCGCGATCCAGCATTTCTTCGAAGGCGGGCCGTTCGCGCTTTTGCCGATGAAGGACAATCATGCGAGCGTCATCTGGTCGGAACGCAAGATCGAGGCGCAGCGTCTGTACGCCCTGCCCGATGCGGAATTCCGCACCGCCTTGCAGGAGCGCGCCGGCTGGCGCTTCGGTGAAATCTCGCTTGCTGCGCCGCGCGCCATGCGGCCGCTGGAGTTGCGCGTTGCAAAGAGCTTTGTGTCTGAGCGCCTCGCGCTTGTCGGCGATGCCGCGCATGTCACGCATCCGCTGGCCGGCCAGGGCCTGAATATAGGCCTGCGCGATGTGGCGGCTCTGGCGGAATCGATGGCCGATGCCGCACGTCTCGGCGGCGATATCGGCGCAAGCGATGTATTGACGCGTTATGAGAGCTGGCGCCGCTTCGACACGATGACGATGCTGGCGGCGACCGACAGTCTTTTGAAGCTGTTCACGCTGCCAGGCGCGCCCGCGCGTCTTCTGCGCGATGCGGGCCTCGGTGTGGTCGAGCGCATCCCTGCGGCAAAAGCGGCCATCACGAAAGCTGCGGCAGGTTTGTCCGGCGATGTGCCGCGGCTTCTGCGCGGCGAAGCGCTTTAG
- a CDS encoding cyclic nucleotide-binding domain-containing protein, which translates to MSLDDNIRALARTPVLADIGRDALRLLAFSVEEIELRSGDLLFENGEEADGAYCVIRGRIRLDSGKGEAKTVGRGALIGELALIVETERPCEAVAIEDTKLLSIPRPVFRKVLEEFPAIAKQMRHRLSGKLRAEHAALERLQSQIDRLPGAKAEN; encoded by the coding sequence ATGAGTCTGGACGACAACATCCGCGCTTTGGCGCGCACTCCGGTTCTCGCCGATATTGGGCGCGATGCGCTGCGCCTTCTTGCCTTCTCGGTGGAAGAGATCGAGCTGCGCTCCGGCGATCTTCTGTTCGAGAACGGCGAAGAGGCGGACGGCGCCTATTGCGTGATCCGCGGCCGCATCCGCCTCGATTCCGGCAAGGGCGAAGCCAAGACCGTCGGCCGCGGCGCTTTGATCGGCGAGCTGGCTTTGATCGTCGAAACCGAGCGACCCTGCGAGGCGGTCGCCATCGAAGACACGAAACTTCTGTCGATCCCGCGCCCGGTCTTCCGCAAAGTGCTCGAAGAATTTCCGGCCATCGCCAAGCAGATGAGGCATAGGCTGTCCGGCAAGCTGCGCGCCGAGCATGCGGCGCTGGAGCGGCTTCAGAGCCAGATCGACCGGCTTCCCGGCGCCAAGGCCGAGAACTAG
- a CDS encoding FtsK/SpoIIIE family DNA translocase, whose protein sequence is MREALSRRAWQAGGVALTLAVGAAAVSLVSWSAQDPSFNNAVDGEVRNLLGTPGALLADVLMQTFGLGAVALLFVPASWGWRLALNRTLDREKLRLFAWLLAALFAASFAESLPDPDHWPLPGGVGGIVGHGLAGSLAGFFPLSGVAGMMFSAVLGLGALGFSLVAAGFFFHDDNPEFTRLQRKAAKQAREEEDEEEDVTEDEDEEEEPEDEEEEAEDPADLFDFEEERGSGGFAPVGLIVHYWLALKSGFLRMLRGGAFMHTERDAGRVGMRDLLRRLDGHEPDPDEDEEEDPEEDEAEEEEEAEEAPRRRRVRRAEAAPYDPDTYETPPINLLAAVPKRSGAALSKSELEENARMLESVLEDYGVKGEIIDARPGPVVTLYELEPAAGIKASRVIGLADDIARSMSATAARVAVVPGRNVIGIELPNPKRETVFLRELLAADEFDSSQARLPLCLGKTIGGEPVIAELARMPHLLIAGTTGSGKSVAINTMILSLLYRLTPEECRLIMIDPKMLELSVYDGIPHLLAPVVTDPKKAVVALKWAVREMEERYKKMSKVGVRNIDGFNARVEEAAAKGEVIHRTVQTGFDKKTGEAIYEREEMELDKLPFIVVIVDEMADLMMVAGKEIEGAIQRLAQMARAAGIHIIMATQRPSVDVITGTIKANFPTRISFQVTSKIDSRTILGEQGAEQLLGQGDMLYMQGGGRIGRVHGPFCSDAEVEKVVRHLKAQGAPSYLEAVTTAEDEGEGEDGAVFDKGAFGAEGSDLYDQAVAVVLRDKKCSTSYIQRRLQIGYNRAASLVERMEEEGVVSPANHAGKREILLEA, encoded by the coding sequence ATGCGCGAAGCCTTGTCGCGCCGTGCCTGGCAGGCCGGCGGCGTCGCGCTCACGCTTGCCGTTGGCGCAGCTGCGGTTTCGCTCGTCTCGTGGTCGGCGCAGGACCCAAGCTTCAACAACGCCGTCGACGGCGAAGTCCGCAATCTTCTCGGCACGCCGGGCGCGCTTCTCGCCGACGTCCTGATGCAGACCTTCGGTCTCGGTGCCGTCGCGCTTCTGTTCGTGCCCGCTTCCTGGGGCTGGCGCCTGGCGCTGAACCGCACGCTCGACCGCGAGAAACTGCGCCTGTTCGCCTGGCTTCTGGCCGCCCTCTTTGCCGCAAGCTTTGCCGAAAGCCTGCCCGATCCCGATCATTGGCCGCTGCCCGGCGGCGTCGGCGGCATTGTCGGCCACGGCCTCGCCGGATCGCTGGCCGGCTTCTTCCCGCTCTCGGGCGTTGCCGGAATGATGTTCTCGGCCGTGCTGGGCCTAGGCGCTCTGGGCTTCTCGCTCGTTGCCGCGGGCTTCTTCTTCCACGACGACAATCCGGAATTCACCCGCCTGCAGCGCAAAGCCGCCAAGCAGGCGCGCGAGGAGGAGGACGAGGAAGAGGACGTCACTGAGGACGAGGACGAAGAGGAAGAGCCCGAGGACGAGGAAGAGGAGGCCGAAGATCCGGCCGATCTGTTCGACTTTGAGGAAGAGCGCGGCTCCGGCGGCTTCGCCCCGGTCGGGCTGATCGTTCACTATTGGCTGGCGCTCAAAAGCGGCTTCCTGCGCATGCTGCGCGGCGGCGCCTTCATGCACACCGAACGCGATGCCGGCCGTGTCGGCATGCGCGATCTCCTGCGCCGCCTCGACGGACATGAACCCGATCCCGACGAGGACGAAGAGGAAGATCCCGAGGAAGACGAGGCTGAGGAAGAGGAAGAAGCGGAAGAAGCGCCGCGCCGCCGCCGCGTGCGCCGAGCGGAAGCTGCTCCCTACGATCCCGACACGTATGAGACGCCGCCGATCAATCTCCTCGCTGCCGTGCCGAAGCGCTCGGGCGCTGCGCTGTCGAAGAGCGAGCTCGAAGAGAATGCGCGCATGCTCGAAAGCGTGCTCGAGGATTATGGCGTCAAGGGCGAGATCATCGACGCGCGCCCGGGCCCCGTCGTCACGCTGTACGAACTTGAGCCCGCCGCCGGCATCAAGGCCTCGCGCGTCATCGGCCTTGCCGACGATATCGCCCGTTCGATGAGCGCGACCGCCGCCCGCGTCGCCGTCGTGCCCGGCCGCAATGTCATCGGCATCGAACTGCCGAACCCCAAGCGCGAAACCGTCTTCCTGCGCGAACTGCTCGCGGCCGACGAATTCGATTCCTCGCAGGCGCGCCTGCCGCTCTGTCTCGGCAAGACGATCGGCGGCGAGCCGGTCATCGCCGAACTCGCCCGCATGCCGCATCTGCTCATCGCCGGCACCACCGGCTCGGGCAAATCGGTCGCCATCAACACCATGATCCTGTCGCTCCTCTACCGGCTGACGCCGGAGGAATGCCGCCTGATCATGATCGATCCGAAAATGCTCGAACTGTCCGTCTATGACGGCATCCCGCATCTTCTCGCGCCGGTCGTCACCGATCCGAAGAAGGCCGTTGTCGCCCTCAAATGGGCGGTGCGCGAGATGGAAGAGCGCTACAAGAAGATGTCGAAGGTCGGCGTCCGCAATATCGACGGCTTCAATGCGCGCGTCGAAGAGGCGGCGGCGAAGGGCGAGGTCATCCATCGCACCGTGCAGACCGGCTTCGACAAGAAGACCGGCGAAGCTATCTACGAGCGCGAAGAGATGGAGCTCGACAAGCTTCCCTTCATCGTCGTCATCGTCGACGAAATGGCCGATCTGATGATGGTCGCCGGCAAGGAAATCGAAGGCGCGATCCAGCGTCTTGCCCAGATGGCCCGCGCCGCCGGCATTCACATCATCATGGCGACCCAGCGCCCGTCGGTCGACGTCATCACCGGCACGATCAAGGCGAACTTCCCGACCCGCATCTCCTTCCAGGTTACGTCGAAGATCGACAGCCGCACGATTTTGGGCGAGCAGGGCGCCGAACAGCTGCTCGGCCAGGGCGACATGCTCTACATGCAGGGCGGCGGGCGAATCGGCCGCGTGCACGGACCGTTCTGCTCCGACGCCGAAGTCGAAAAAGTCGTCCGTCATCTCAAGGCGCAGGGCGCGCCGTCTTATCTCGAAGCGGTCACCACCGCCGAAGACGAAGGCGAGGGCGAGGACGGCGCGGTGTTCGACAAGGGCGCGTTCGGCGCCGAGGGCTCGGACCTCTACGATCAGGCCGTGGCCGTCGTTCTGCGCGACAAGAAGTGCTCCACCTCCTACATTCAGCGCCGCCTGCAGATCGGCTATAACAGGGCCGCGTCCCTCGTCGAACGGATGGAGGAAGAAGGCGTGGTCAGCCCCGCAAACCACGCCGGCAAACGCGAAATTCTGTTGGAAGCGTAA
- a CDS encoding outer-membrane lipoprotein carrier protein LolA, translated as MLLRKFFYISVTSALAAGFAAPASAQGVPNPRPRPPHLKSNLPPQVPAPVAGIPAAFTPSTTPSATPPATPPAALAPAPVAAAPAAPEPVVEAPPPSAQGAETPPTADPGAPLDLATPATDTTTVAIATPAGPPTQEQTLAKVNVYFNGIRTLVGNFTQVGPDGSKAGGKFFLQKPGKIRFYYQRPSTTDIIADGKSLVVRDRKLATQDVYPLNQTPLKFLLDNNLDLSRDSKVVAVYEEPGLVSVALEEDTTFGGKARVLIVFGTQDQKNFELKQWTITDPQGLDTTVAVSELDTATRPDEKLFAVDYTREITRN; from the coding sequence ATGCTCTTGCGTAAGTTCTTTTATATTTCCGTGACTTCGGCCCTGGCCGCCGGCTTTGCCGCGCCGGCCTCGGCGCAGGGCGTGCCGAATCCGCGGCCGCGCCCGCCGCATCTGAAGAGCAATCTTCCGCCACAGGTCCCGGCTCCCGTTGCCGGAATTCCGGCCGCTTTCACACCCTCGACGACGCCGTCCGCCACGCCTCCTGCGACACCCCCGGCCGCCCTGGCGCCGGCTCCGGTCGCGGCAGCTCCGGCCGCTCCCGAACCTGTCGTCGAAGCGCCGCCGCCTTCAGCTCAGGGAGCTGAAACGCCGCCCACGGCCGATCCCGGTGCGCCGCTCGATCTCGCAACGCCCGCCACCGACACTACGACCGTCGCCATCGCGACCCCGGCCGGCCCGCCGACGCAGGAGCAGACGCTCGCGAAGGTGAATGTCTATTTCAACGGCATCCGCACCCTGGTCGGCAATTTCACGCAGGTCGGTCCCGACGGCTCGAAGGCCGGCGGAAAATTCTTCCTGCAGAAGCCGGGCAAGATTCGCTTCTATTATCAGCGGCCCTCGACCACCGACATCATCGCCGACGGCAAATCGCTCGTCGTGCGCGACCGCAAGCTCGCGACGCAGGATGTCTATCCGCTGAACCAGACGCCGCTGAAATTCCTGCTCGACAACAATCTCGACCTGTCGCGCGATTCGAAGGTCGTTGCCGTCTATGAAGAGCCTGGGCTCGTCAGCGTCGCGCTTGAGGAAGACACGACCTTCGGCGGCAAAGCCCGCGTCCTCATCGTGTTCGGCACGCAGGATCAGAAGAATTTCGAGCTCAAGCAGTGGACGATCACCGATCCGCAGGGGCTCGACACGACGGTCGCCGTTTCCGAACTCGACACCGCGACACGTCCGGACGAAAAACTCTTCGCCGTCGACTACACGCGCGAGATTACCCGCAACTAA
- the tesB gene encoding acyl-CoA thioesterase II, whose translation MSDALANLLSILDLEKLEENLFRGRSPQVGWQRVFGGQVIGQALVAAKRTVEGDAATRLPHSMHAYFLLEGDPSVPILYEVERIRDGGSFSTRRVVAIQHGKAIFFTSVSFQVAEEGFEHQFEMPDVAKPEDLPGEKDIIAKYLEHMPKPMQAYFASERPIEVRPVDLSLYMGLSARPPHRSVWIRAAGALPDDQGLHHCVLAYASDMTLLDTALVPHGKSIFSKDILAASLDHALWMHRPFRADDWLLYVQDSPFSGNGRGFTRGLIYNRDGALVASVAQEGLIRTRRPKPESA comes from the coding sequence ATGTCCGACGCCCTCGCAAATCTGCTGTCGATCCTCGATCTCGAAAAGCTGGAGGAGAACCTCTTCCGGGGCCGCAGCCCGCAGGTCGGCTGGCAGCGTGTCTTCGGCGGCCAGGTGATCGGCCAGGCGCTGGTCGCGGCCAAGCGCACGGTCGAGGGCGATGCGGCGACGCGGCTGCCGCACTCGATGCACGCCTACTTCCTCCTCGAGGGGGACCCTTCGGTGCCGATTCTTTACGAGGTCGAGCGCATCCGCGACGGCGGCAGCTTTTCGACCCGGCGGGTCGTCGCCATCCAGCACGGCAAGGCGATCTTCTTCACCTCGGTCTCGTTCCAGGTGGCGGAAGAGGGGTTCGAGCATCAGTTCGAGATGCCGGACGTGGCCAAGCCCGAAGACCTTCCGGGCGAAAAGGACATCATCGCCAAATATCTGGAGCATATGCCCAAACCGATGCAGGCCTATTTTGCCTCGGAGCGGCCGATCGAGGTCCGGCCGGTCGATCTGTCGCTTTATATGGGGCTGTCGGCGCGCCCGCCGCACCGCTCGGTATGGATCCGGGCCGCCGGCGCCCTGCCGGACGATCAGGGCCTGCATCATTGCGTGCTGGCCTATGCCAGCGACATGACCCTGCTCGACACCGCTCTCGTGCCGCACGGCAAATCCATCTTCTCGAAAGACATCCTCGCCGCCAGCCTCGACCATGCTCTGTGGATGCACCGGCCGTTCCGCGCCGATGACTGGCTTCTGTATGTCCAGGATTCGCCCTTCTCCGGAAATGGACGGGGATTTACCCGCGGGCTGATTTACAACCGGGACGGCGCGCTCGTAGCATCGGTCGCGCAGGAGGGGTTGATCCGCACGCGACGCCCCAAACCCGAATCTGCTTAA
- a CDS encoding ammonium transporter: MNLSKFARLAAPVALLGLLAVEPALAQDAAAAAPPVPNKGDTAWMLVSAIIVLLMTVPGLALFYGGLVRSKNMLSVLSQVLVIVALVAIIWVTYGYSLAFTDGGPWNLFVGGFSKLFLAGVTTGTTVETFSRGVVIPELVFVLFQMTFACITPALIVGAVAERIKFSSLLVFVALWVTFVYFPMAHMVWWWPGPEFAATNPADATVAGAGLLWGFGAIDFAGGTVVHINAGIAGLVGALVLGPRIGYGREVLAPHSLTLTMVGASLLWVGWFGFNAGSNLEANAYAALASVNTFVATAGAILGWLFIEWIAKGKPSLLGAASGAVAGLVAITPAAGFAGPMGSIVLGLVAGVVCFFFCSTVKNALGYDDSLDVFGVHCVGGIIGAIATGILVNPDLGGAGVVDYTLDNGAGTAGAYVFATQVMAQVKAVGITLLWSGIGSFILFKIVDLVMGLRVSAESEREGLDINSHGERAYSI, encoded by the coding sequence ATGAACCTTTCGAAATTCGCACGTCTGGCGGCGCCCGTAGCGCTGCTCGGGCTGCTGGCCGTTGAGCCGGCGCTTGCCCAGGATGCGGCGGCGGCGGCTCCCCCGGTCCCCAATAAGGGCGACACGGCGTGGATGCTCGTTTCCGCCATCATCGTTCTCCTCATGACGGTCCCGGGCCTTGCCCTGTTCTACGGCGGCCTCGTCCGCTCCAAGAACATGCTCTCGGTCCTGTCGCAGGTCCTCGTGATCGTCGCGCTCGTCGCGATCATCTGGGTCACCTACGGCTACAGCCTGGCCTTCACCGATGGCGGTCCCTGGAACCTCTTCGTCGGCGGCTTCTCCAAGCTGTTCCTCGCGGGCGTGACGACCGGCACCACGGTCGAGACGTTCTCGCGCGGCGTCGTCATTCCGGAGCTCGTCTTCGTGCTCTTCCAGATGACCTTCGCCTGCATCACGCCGGCTCTGATCGTCGGCGCCGTTGCCGAACGCATCAAGTTCTCGTCGCTGCTGGTGTTCGTCGCCCTCTGGGTCACGTTCGTCTACTTCCCGATGGCCCACATGGTTTGGTGGTGGCCGGGACCGGAATTCGCAGCGACCAACCCGGCTGACGCCACGGTTGCCGGTGCGGGTCTCCTCTGGGGCTTCGGCGCGATCGACTTCGCCGGCGGCACCGTCGTCCACATCAATGCCGGTATCGCCGGTCTTGTCGGCGCGCTCGTCCTCGGACCGCGCATCGGCTACGGCCGCGAAGTTCTGGCTCCGCACTCGCTGACGCTGACCATGGTCGGCGCCTCGCTCCTGTGGGTGGGCTGGTTCGGCTTCAACGCCGGCTCCAACCTCGAAGCCAACGCCTATGCGGCGCTCGCTTCGGTCAACACCTTCGTTGCCACCGCCGGCGCCATCCTGGGCTGGCTGTTCATCGAATGGATCGCCAAGGGCAAGCCGAGCCTGCTCGGTGCGGCCTCCGGCGCGGTTGCCGGTCTCGTTGCGATCACCCCGGCCGCCGGCTTTGCCGGTCCGATGGGCTCGATCGTTCTCGGCCTCGTCGCCGGTGTCGTCTGCTTCTTCTTCTGCTCGACGGTGAAGAACGCTCTCGGCTACGACGACTCGCTCGATGTCTTCGGCGTCCACTGCGTCGGCGGCATCATCGGCGCCATCGCCACGGGCATCCTGGTCAACCCGGATCTCGGCGGCGCGGGCGTTGTCGACTACACGCTGGACAACGGTGCAGGCACGGCCGGCGCCTATGTCTTCGCGACGCAGGTCATGGCTCAGGTCAAGGCCGTCGGCATCACCCTGCTGTGGTCGGGTATCGGCTCCTTCATCCTCTTCAAGATCGTGGACCTCGTCATGGGTCTGCGCGTCTCGGCGGAGAGCGAGCGCGAAGGCCTCGACATCAACTCCCACGGCGAGCGCGCCTACAGCATCTAA
- a CDS encoding LON peptidase substrate-binding domain-containing protein produces MPMNLVYRSPSDLPANLPVFPLPAVLLLPRGEMPLNIFEPRYLQMFDEALAGDRLIGMIQPEFDQPEDAPHPPLVDVGCAGRITGFQETGDGRYLVTLTGVTRFRIGEELSVTTPYRRCRAIYEEFTEDLVPGAGEEAVDRPALMKTLKAYLEANQLEADWSGIRGASNEALVNALSMMSPYGAREKQALLEAPTLKSRAEILVAVTEMDLAKTRGDTDTSLQ; encoded by the coding sequence ATGCCGATGAACCTCGTCTATCGTTCGCCATCGGACCTTCCAGCAAACCTGCCGGTTTTTCCGCTGCCGGCGGTCCTGCTTTTGCCGCGCGGAGAAATGCCGCTCAATATTTTCGAGCCGCGCTATCTGCAGATGTTCGACGAGGCGCTGGCCGGCGACCGGCTGATCGGCATGATCCAGCCGGAATTCGACCAGCCCGAAGATGCGCCGCACCCGCCGCTGGTCGATGTCGGTTGCGCCGGGCGCATCACCGGCTTTCAGGAAACCGGCGACGGGCGCTATCTCGTGACACTCACCGGCGTGACGCGTTTTCGCATCGGCGAAGAGCTTTCCGTCACAACGCCCTATCGCCGCTGCCGGGCGATCTATGAAGAGTTCACCGAAGATCTCGTTCCGGGCGCCGGCGAAGAGGCCGTCGACCGCCCGGCGCTGATGAAGACGCTGAAGGCCTATCTTGAAGCCAATCAGCTGGAAGCCGACTGGTCGGGCATACGCGGCGCCTCCAATGAGGCGCTGGTGAATGCGCTCTCCATGATGTCGCCTTATGGTGCGCGCGAAAAACAGGCGCTGCTGGAAGCGCCGACACTGAAATCGCGCGCCGAGATTCTCGTCGCCGTCACCGAGATGGACCTCGCGAAGACGCGCGGCGACACCGATACGAGTTTGCAGTAG
- a CDS encoding P-II family nitrogen regulator, producing the protein MKLVTAIIKPFKLDEVRDALTAVGVHGLTVTEVKGYGRQKGHTEIYRGAEYAVSFLPKLKIEVAVPQKLVDKVIDTITTTAKTGQIGDGKIFVTPIEQAVRIRTGESDEDAL; encoded by the coding sequence ATGAAACTCGTGACGGCAATTATCAAACCCTTCAAGCTCGACGAGGTGCGTGACGCCTTGACGGCTGTAGGGGTTCACGGCCTGACCGTGACCGAAGTCAAAGGTTACGGCCGCCAGAAGGGACACACCGAAATCTACCGCGGCGCGGAATACGCGGTGAGCTTCCTTCCGAAGCTGAAGATCGAAGTCGCCGTGCCTCAGAAGCTGGTCGACAAGGTCATCGACACCATCACCACCACCGCGAAGACGGGCCAGATCGGCGACGGAAAGATTTTCGTCACCCCGATCGAGCAGGCCGTCCGCATCCGTACCGGCGAGTCCGACGAAGATGCGCTCTGA
- a CDS encoding Trm112 family protein — translation MPTETPVPHGQIDPKLLEILVCPLTKATLEYDSKAQELISRPAKLAYPIRDGIPIMLPEEARVLKD, via the coding sequence ATGCCGACCGAAACACCCGTGCCGCACGGCCAGATCGACCCGAAGCTGCTGGAAATCCTCGTCTGCCCGCTGACCAAGGCGACGCTCGAATATGATTCGAAGGCGCAGGAGCTGATCTCGCGTCCGGCGAAACTCGCTTACCCGATCCGCGACGGCATTCCGATCATGCTGCCGGAAGAAGCGCGCGTTCTGAAGGACTAA
- a CDS encoding VOC family protein gives MRFKSLVPMLQTREIEKTRAWYETVLGFTCEEQAEGWCRLTRDGATIMFMNNDHLGEPHATATQYFYVDDAPSVWAALKDNCEAEWGPEKMPYGMTEFAIKDPNGYLLSFGSPTA, from the coding sequence ATGCGCTTCAAATCACTGGTGCCGATGCTGCAGACACGCGAGATCGAGAAGACCCGCGCATGGTACGAGACCGTTCTCGGCTTCACGTGCGAAGAACAGGCCGAGGGCTGGTGCCGCCTGACCCGCGACGGCGCGACGATCATGTTCATGAACAACGATCATCTCGGCGAGCCGCACGCCACCGCGACGCAATATTTCTACGTCGATGACGCGCCATCCGTATGGGCCGCGCTCAAGGACAATTGCGAAGCCGAATGGGGGCCTGAGAAAATGCCCTACGGCATGACCGAATTCGCGATCAAGGATCCGAACGGCTATCTCTTGAGCTTCGGAAGCCCGACGGCCTAG